In the genome of Actinomadura graeca, one region contains:
- a CDS encoding amidohydrolase, producing MNNSPDLVLLDGEVLTADARFSVAQAVAITGGKITAVGSTDDIRALADARTQVVDLRGRTALPGINDSHLHGCAFGFNRPPLALELGYPAVRSIADIVAAVKEAASRTPEGQWIRGNGWDPGYLAECLDGGRMPDRSDLDAVAPSHPVYLQDFSGHLTWANSRALELAGVTAGTETPEGGRIHVDGAGNPTGLLAESAQDLVQRHLPRYTREQVEKAIREAVAAIQREGITSYTEPGLGPGGTSLFAGAASQLTLDVYGDLARSGDLGARVSVLLLLTGIGGSAAEIAEGLANAKVPEDVDPRILNVIGVKLFADGIPPNETAWMREEYPGGDFGCLCVHGAADALRTRELNEMVRLAHIAGHQLGVHVTGDRAIDAVVDAFEAAQAEHPRDDPRHYVIHADLLGPQSMRKLAKHGFGANMNPAIKWMIADMLEEQLGHERAAYQYPVRSAIEAGIPVTASSDAPVAPPNWRQGVAAMLLRESKASGRTFGPEERVGLPEAVRAYTVNAAWQDFAEDWKGTLESGKAADVTVLDGTLTSLDPHDLPDVPVAMTVFDGRVVHSTEGV from the coding sequence ATGAACAACTCCCCGGACCTGGTGCTACTGGACGGCGAGGTCCTCACGGCCGACGCGCGTTTCTCCGTGGCGCAGGCTGTGGCCATCACCGGCGGGAAGATTACCGCGGTCGGCTCGACCGATGACATACGGGCACTGGCGGACGCGCGCACGCAGGTCGTCGACCTCCGCGGGCGCACGGCGCTTCCCGGCATCAACGACTCGCACCTGCACGGCTGCGCGTTCGGCTTCAACCGCCCGCCGCTCGCCCTGGAACTGGGATACCCGGCGGTGCGCTCGATCGCCGACATCGTGGCCGCCGTGAAGGAGGCGGCGTCCCGGACCCCCGAGGGGCAGTGGATCCGCGGGAACGGCTGGGACCCCGGCTACCTCGCCGAGTGCCTGGACGGCGGGCGGATGCCCGACCGGTCCGACCTCGACGCGGTCGCGCCGTCCCACCCCGTCTACCTCCAGGACTTCAGCGGGCACCTCACCTGGGCCAACTCGCGGGCACTGGAGCTGGCGGGCGTCACCGCCGGCACGGAGACGCCGGAGGGCGGCCGCATCCACGTCGACGGCGCGGGCAACCCCACAGGGCTGCTCGCCGAGAGCGCCCAGGACCTCGTCCAGCGCCACCTGCCGCGCTACACGCGCGAGCAGGTGGAGAAGGCGATCCGCGAGGCCGTCGCCGCCATCCAGCGGGAGGGGATCACCAGCTACACCGAGCCGGGCCTCGGCCCGGGCGGCACGAGCCTGTTCGCGGGCGCGGCGAGCCAGCTGACCCTGGACGTCTACGGCGACCTCGCCCGCTCCGGCGACCTCGGCGCCCGCGTCAGCGTGCTGCTGCTGCTCACCGGGATCGGCGGCTCGGCGGCCGAGATCGCCGAGGGCCTGGCCAACGCCAAGGTCCCCGAGGACGTCGACCCGCGGATCCTCAACGTCATCGGCGTCAAGCTGTTCGCCGACGGCATCCCCCCCAACGAGACCGCGTGGATGCGCGAGGAGTACCCCGGAGGCGACTTCGGCTGCCTGTGCGTGCACGGCGCCGCCGACGCGCTGCGCACCCGCGAGCTCAACGAGATGGTCAGGCTCGCGCACATCGCGGGCCACCAGCTCGGCGTGCACGTCACCGGCGACCGCGCCATCGACGCCGTCGTGGACGCGTTCGAGGCCGCGCAGGCCGAACACCCCCGCGACGACCCCCGTCACTACGTCATCCACGCGGACCTGCTCGGCCCCCAGAGCATGCGCAAGCTCGCGAAGCACGGCTTCGGAGCCAACATGAACCCGGCGATCAAATGGATGATCGCCGACATGCTGGAGGAACAACTCGGACACGAAAGGGCCGCCTACCAGTACCCTGTCCGATCGGCGATCGAGGCCGGGATCCCGGTCACCGCCAGCTCGGACGCGCCCGTCGCCCCACCCAATTGGCGACAGGGCGTGGCCGCGATGCTGCTGCGCGAGTCCAAGGCCAGCGGACGGACGTTCGGTCCCGAGGAGCGGGTCGGACTGCCCGAGGCTGTGCGCGCCTACACCGTGAACGCGGCATGGCAGGACTTCGCCGAGGACTGGAAGGGCACCCTCGAATCCGGTAAGGCAGCCGACGTCACCGTCCTGGACGGGACGCTCACCTCCCTTGACCCCCACGACCTCCCGGACGTCCCCGTCGCGATGACCGTCTTCGACGGCCGGGTCGTCCACAGCACCGAAGGTGTCTGA
- the gabT gene encoding 4-aminobutyrate--2-oxoglutarate transaminase encodes MTSQDPGGASRLPQERRVVTEIPGPRSRELQERRLAAVPPGVGSVLPVYVTDADGGVVVDADGNSLIDFGSGIAVTSVGNANPRVAARVKAQADRFTHTCFMVAPYESYVRVCENLNRITPGDHEKRSFLVNSGAEAVENAVKIARYATGRQAVVVFDHGYHGRTLLTMTLTAKSMPYKHGFGPYAPEVYRMPLAYPFRWPTGPENCGPEAAAMAVDQIGKQIGATNVAAVVIEPIQGEGGFIEPAPGFLPAIAEFCRENGILFIADEVQTGFARTGHLFACEHEGIVPDIVTTAKGIAGGMPLAAVTGRAEIMDVVHGGGLGGTYGGNPLACEAALAVLEEIEEGKLTERARAIGETMLPRLRALAGRHRSIGDVRGRGAMIAIELVKEGTTEPDPMLTLEIARRCHARGLLVLTAGTYGNVLRFLPPLVIPDHLLAEGLDVIEEAFAG; translated from the coding sequence ATGACCAGCCAGGATCCCGGCGGCGCGAGCCGCCTGCCGCAGGAGCGTCGTGTCGTGACGGAGATCCCGGGGCCGCGGTCCCGGGAGTTGCAGGAGCGCCGCCTCGCCGCGGTGCCGCCGGGCGTCGGCAGCGTGCTGCCCGTGTACGTGACCGACGCCGACGGCGGCGTGGTCGTCGACGCGGACGGCAACAGCCTGATCGACTTCGGTTCCGGCATCGCGGTGACCAGCGTGGGCAACGCCAACCCGCGGGTCGCCGCGCGCGTGAAGGCCCAGGCGGACCGGTTCACCCACACGTGCTTCATGGTCGCGCCGTACGAGTCGTACGTCCGGGTGTGCGAGAACCTCAACCGGATCACCCCCGGCGACCACGAGAAGCGGTCGTTCCTCGTCAACAGCGGCGCGGAGGCGGTGGAGAACGCCGTCAAGATCGCGCGGTACGCGACGGGCCGGCAGGCGGTGGTGGTGTTCGACCACGGCTACCACGGCCGGACGCTGCTGACGATGACGCTGACCGCGAAGAGCATGCCGTACAAGCACGGTTTCGGGCCGTACGCGCCCGAGGTGTACCGGATGCCGCTGGCCTACCCCTTCCGGTGGCCGACCGGGCCGGAGAACTGCGGGCCGGAGGCGGCCGCGATGGCCGTCGACCAGATCGGCAAGCAGATCGGCGCGACGAACGTGGCCGCGGTCGTGATCGAGCCGATCCAGGGCGAGGGCGGGTTCATCGAGCCCGCGCCGGGGTTCCTCCCGGCCATCGCGGAGTTCTGCCGCGAGAACGGCATCCTGTTCATCGCCGACGAGGTCCAGACCGGGTTCGCGCGGACGGGCCACCTGTTCGCCTGCGAGCACGAGGGCATCGTGCCCGACATCGTCACCACGGCGAAGGGGATCGCGGGCGGAATGCCGCTGGCGGCCGTTACCGGCCGCGCCGAGATCATGGACGTGGTGCACGGCGGCGGGCTCGGCGGCACCTACGGCGGCAACCCGCTGGCGTGCGAGGCGGCCCTGGCCGTCCTGGAGGAGATCGAGGAGGGCAAGCTCACCGAGCGTGCCCGCGCGATCGGGGAGACCATGCTGCCCCGGCTGCGCGCGCTGGCCGGGCGCCACCGGTCGATCGGCGACGTCCGCGGGCGCGGCGCGATGATCGCGATCGAGCTGGTCAAGGAGGGCACCACGGAGCCCGACCCGATGCTGACCCTGGAGATCGCCCGCCGCTGCCACGCGCGGGGCCTGCTCGTCCTCACCGCCGGGACGTACGGGAACGTGCTGCGGTTCCTGCCGCCGCTGGTGATCCCCGACCATCTCCTCGCCGAGGGGCTGGACGTGATCGAGGAGGCGTTCGCGGGCTGA